The following are from one region of the Oncorhynchus tshawytscha isolate Ot180627B linkage group LG24, Otsh_v2.0, whole genome shotgun sequence genome:
- the LOC112223503 gene encoding growth/differentiation factor 10 — MTKILLHLVHLMLFFHSGIGEVLSDEPFEITQQDSDIHETTDGTSSRESARRDMVSINMFKVYEKYSKEPQRHRDENTVRSFKAIPGVSKNSVWFYFNLSSIQESEDILSATFHFLDQRPRHRPWICRRSRSASCRLQWHPPSQLLFRGTSPNSAFASLLGNVTLPPSRRGSWQTSDVSAVVKEARILGVFLITAEFDFGMRPQRNQEHLSPAILPYVLAYANDMAISEPNSVAMTLQRYGPFPSGEEPTRSSNESPPASRLKREALSPLDQILDNDLPEVQFNTLKSHELWESTYLVPKIKPSMKDGQKHGQESSEGLNKPQVLSFDERTMKKARRRQWSEPRVCARRYLRVDFADIGWSEWVLAPKAFDAYYCAGTCGFPIPKVARPSNHATIQSIVRAVGIVPGIPEPCCVPDRMSSLSVLFLDPSRNMVLKVYPNMSVETCACQ; from the exons ATGACGAAGATATTATTACATCTGGtgcatttgatgttattttttcATTCCGGTATCGGGGAAGTTTTATCAGACGAGCCATTCGAAATTACGCAGCAGGACAGTGATATCCACGAAACTACCGATGGCACCTCCTCGCGCGAAAGCGCACGGCGGGACATGGTCTCCATCAATATGTTTAAAGTCTATGAAAAGTACAGTAAGGAACCACAACGCCATCGAGACGAAAATACCGTCAGAAGTTTTAAGGCTATTCCAG GAGTCTCCAAGAACAGTGTGTGGTTCTATTTCAACCTGTCGTCCATCCAGGAGTCGGAGGACATCCTGTCCGCCACATTCCACTTCCTGGACCAGCGTCCCCGCCACCGACCCTGGATCTGCCGGCGCTCCCGAAGCGCTTCCTGTCGCCTTCAGTGGCATCCTCCGTCCCAGCTCCTCTTCCGAGGAACGTCCCCAAACTCTGCCTTTGCCTCCCTGTTGGGCAACGTCACCCTGCCCCCTTCCAGGAGAGGGTCCTGGCAGACAAGTGATGTCTCCGCTGTAGTCAAAGAGGCCCGGATCCTGGGAGTCTTCCTCATTACCGCTGAGTTTGACTTCGGGATGAGGCCCCAGAGGAACCAGGAGCACCTTTCTCCAGCCATCCTACCGTACGTCCTGGCGTATGCCAACGACATGGCCATATCTGAGCCCAACAGTGTGGCCATGACCCTGCAGAGGTACGGGCCTTTCCCTTCGGGCGAGGAGCCCACCCGGTCATCCAACGAATCTCCTCCAGCCTCTAGGCTGAAAAGAGAAGCATTGTCCCCCCTGGATCAAATACTGGACAATGACCTGCCTGAGGTCCAGTTCAACACCCTGAAGAGCCATGAGCTATGGGAGAGCACTTATTTGGTTCCCAAGATCAAGCCCTCAATGAAAGATGGGCAAAAGCATGGCCAGGAGAGCAGTGAGGGGTTGAATAAGCCCCAGGTGCTGAGCTTTGATGAGAGGACCATGAAGAAGGCTCGCAGGAGACAGTGGAGTGAGCCCAGGGTCTGCGCCCGACGCTACCTGAGAGTGGATTTTGCAGACATCGGCTGGAGCGAGTGGGTGCTAGCCCCGAAAGCCTTTGATGCCTACTACTGTGCAGGCACCTGCGGATTTCCTATTCCTAAG GTTGCTCGGCCCTCGAACCACGCCACCATCCAAAGCATTGTGAGGGCGGTGGGAATCGTTCCCGGCATTCCGGAGCCCTGCTGTGTTCCGGACAGGATGAGCTCTCTGAGTGTTCTCTTCCTGGACCCCAGCCGGAACATGGTGTTGAAGGTTTACCCCAACATGTCTGTGGAGACCTGCGCCTGCCAGTAG
- the LOC112223286 gene encoding growth/differentiation factor 2-like → MQCSRRFFFQMCLSLLVSTGSCRCKSLNDVLQSEDPEGFTETSKQDFVEKEEMDSRLHSFLENMKEGFLRELNLSDVPQEHSKIYPPPFMIELYNKYASDKSAMPRSDVIRSFTVQDVSHSAKNGTKSKHRLLFNVTVPNHEEVTMAELRLFTLLDNRAPSPSTSSNQIGASIKVYEVEYKGNNVTAHFVNGKEVVGAHHSWEAFDVTTAIQSWVKSGRGASAFEVVVDRWDCGPFKGGGFDVSVAAGDNQSASLIVFSDDLGSRKREAKKELKEEIVHEEETVFSGSDWQGPDFNEIPVDLHPRRKRQGDTSYCRRTSMRVKFKDIGWDQWIVAPPEYDAFECRGVCYYPLTEDMTPSKHALIQTLVNLKNPKKANMACCVPTKLAPIPVMYQENGVITLRQMYEEMKVAECGCR, encoded by the exons ATGCAATGCTCAAGGCGTTTCTTCTTCCAGATGTGTCTGAGTTTGCTGGTGTCCACGGGGTCCTGTAGATGCAAGTCACTGAACGATGTCCTCCAAAGTGAAGATCCTGAGGGCTTCACTGAGACTTCCAAGCAGGACTTTGTTGAAAAGGAGGAAATGGACAGCAGGTTACATAGCTTTCTGGAAAACATGAAGGAAGGGTTTCTGAGAGAACTCAACTTATCAGATGTGCCACAAGAGCACAGCAAGATATACCCACCGCCGTTCATGATTGAACTGTACAACAAGTACGCCTCTGACAAGTCCGCGATGCCTCGTTCTGATGTCATTCGCAGCTTCACCGTTCAAG ATGTTAGTCACTCTGCAAAAAATGGAACAAAGTCAAAACACAGACTGCTGTTCAATGTAACTGTCCCAAATCACGAAGAGGTCACCATGGCGGAACTCAGGCTATTCACCCTGCTGGATAATAGGGCGCCCTCACCCTCAACCTCCTCCAATCAGATCGGGGCTTCCATAAAGGTCTATGAAGTGGAGTATAAAGGAAACAATGTCACAGCCCACTTTGTGAATGGGAAAGAGGTCGTTGGGGCCCATCACTCTTGGGAAGCTTTCGATGTGACCACCGCCATCCAGAGTTGGGTCAAATCAGGCCGTGGGGCCAGTGCATTTGAGGTGGTGGTCGACAGGTGGGACTGTGGGCCTTTCAAAGGCGGAGGTTTTGACGTGAGCGTGGCTGCGGGGGATAACCAGTCAGCTTCTTTGATTGTCTTCTCTGATGACCTggggagcaggaagagagaggccAAGAAGGAGCTGAAGGAGGAGATAGTCCATGAAGAAGAGACGGTCTTCTCAGGGAGCGACTGGCAAGGGCCCGACTTCAATGAGATCCCCGTGGACCTACACCCCAGGCGGAAGAGGCAGGGGGACACCAGCTACTGCCGACGGACCTCCATGCGCGTCAAATTCAAAGATATCGGCTGGGACCAGTGGATCGTAGCGCCCCCTGAGTATGACGCCTTTGAGTGTAGAGGGGTGTGTTACTACCCCCTGACTGAAGACATGACCCCTTCTAAACACGCCCTCATCCAAACCCTGGTCAATCTCAAGAACCCCAAAAAAGCCAACATGGCATGTTGCGTTCCCACAAAACTGGCCCCAATCCCGGTCATGTACCAGGAGAATGGTGTCATCACCTTGCGACAGATGTATGAGGAGATGAAGGTGGCAGAGTGTGGATGTAGGTAG